The Elaeis guineensis isolate ETL-2024a chromosome 12, EG11, whole genome shotgun sequence sequence TGATGTTCTTAATTCTTAAAAGGACTCACATGAATCTCaaatggctttgataccatgacAAAATTGATGATCAACTTTTTTTATTCCTTTCCTCCAAGTATGGATTAATATTTAAATTCGATGAgccataaaaaattataagtatggCTATACAAAAATGATAAGTATGGCTGTATAAAAATTGGAAATAACAATAGAATATATACAATaagaggagagaaatcagagaAGAATATTCAAAGACAGCATTGCTAGTTATgacagattctcttgatagatTTTCTTAATTGTCCAGATTATAGTTGATCCTTGATTATCGAGATCTTGATTTGATTCTATCTTTTCTATCCTTCTTGGCTTGATTCTATGATATCAATATGATTTTGACTTATCCTGTCGAGATCTTGATTTGATTTTATCCTTTCTATTCTTCTTGGCTTGATTCTGTAAGATCAATATGATTTTAGCTTATTCTATCAAATTGACTAACTGATTATCGAGATCTTGAATTATTCTGTTCATAATCGAGTATCTTTGAAATCCACTATTGATGAATTTTGTTTATCGATCTTGATCTTGATATAATTTGTGCTTCATGATTCTTTGATCGACTCGCTTAGATCTGACCCATTTAGTCTATTGGACTAACTACTTGATCAATGATCTCCTCttcatattatttaatttcattaaattcattgaataaaaaattaattatatttttaatattttaaataggattaataGATTTGCCTAACAAAATCTAAAGATTTAGGATGAATAAGGTAAGTAAATcttatatttcttatttatttttgaattatcatatttttcttatatatgatctgttattgatgaaattatatttttcataaaataaaagatcatcatatatgaaataaaaaaatatattttattatgataagtgatttcattaatatattttatgaaaataatatatttatgaagcataaattttattattttttccatctatgtatatatatgttttgaagaaaaagatataaagatttcaaaagttcttagatagctatgaatgaatccctagaATTGAAAAAATTGACACCTAAAGCTAGCATCCATACAAATATAGACCGtgtcagtgggtataaagttggtatACGTAcaagaactctatcgattaagaacACAGATTATATCACGAGTATAAAATGATCGTAGCATAATTATCTAAGAGCAATGCTTTGAACCATGATATGAATGCATGCCAAGAATGACTTaccaatcatgtttatgaaatattcatgatttgtgTATACATGATTATCTTTATGActcattttattatatgctctatgaaatattttatttttgtaatatctattattttttaaatattatattattatagaaaaatttatgcttgatccggtaaggaagtgtCGGTTTTACTTACTAAGCTTGTGTAGCTTAtattctttttacttttttttcagAGAAATAAGACCACTAAGAACAACGAAGAATCCAGGCTTGAAAGTTTGCACCAGCaaccttaaaaattttatagttgaACTTAGTTtattagattattacggacttgtagtccattattttatgatttttaagatataGATAtggtatttgattttgaatttagatgcttTGAACTAGTCTTAGTTTAATTACTTAACATAAGATTGGAATTGaccctatttattatattttatttatgatggatctTTTGTTCTATTCAAGAATGTAAATATTGACTTCATGTTATCGAGGGTGGTACCCCATGCGGTAGTATGGGCATGTTATATTCTGGATTTGAGGTATGACAGGCCACATTAAATCAGCATCTATACAGTTTTAGGGAGTTCTAGCAAACCAAATGCTAAAAATACAAGAAGAACATATTCTATCCATtctactaaaataaaaaaatatcaaataaaacttGATTTAGAGCAACTCCTTGATTTCTTTCTTTATAGAAATTTCCCAAATTTCCATGACAAAGAGATCAAATAATCAAAGTAACATATCTTGACCATATGCATTGCTTGAAACAACTGGATAAGAAAATAAATCTCAAGTCTTCATTAGAGAACATTACCGAgacatatgagagagagagagagaaagagagatcaaaCAAAGAACAATGCCAAGGAAAACTGCCTGCTCCATAATAGTGGGTTTAGGCTCGCAGTGCAAATATAGAAGCGCTCGATGCCAAAGTGCACCAGCACCATAGAGGGTGATTTAGATGCAAATTAGCTTGTAGAGGATAGTGATAGAGGGCTTGGATTAGGTGGGGCCAAAGTGCACCAATGCTATTGGTGGTTGGTGAGGGGACCCCAGCACTAATAATAAAAATGGGTGACGGTCCAGTAGGGTTATCAAGTGAAATGGAAAATCTAAATGCTAAAGTCTTTGGGATATTTTTACAGGATTGGGTTGAAAATTCTATAGGAATCTGATCTATTGATCCATCTAGCTTTCATTTTCTGGAATCTGTCTAAAACCaatccagatcctaacctttgGATTGTAGAAAAAAAGATCTATGTAAATCTTTTTTGCTTCTCATAGGATTTAGGCTATGTAAAATTTGGTTGATATAAGGCTATGCTTAAGTAGATAATCCAATCCACGAATCTTATAGAATTTTTTGTCTAATCTTATAGGAAAATCTAACAGGCCTTAAATTAGAGGATGGAAACCCTATTCTCTAATGGTGTTATGGTAGAATGGACTTTTTGTCTTAATTTCTAAGAAAAATTATAGAGACACTCCTCAAAATTTGGCCTTTTTACATTTAgatcccaaaagaaaaaaatttcaaaagaccACCAAATTTTATGAATGTTGCAAAGAGCCCCACTCGTCAGTTGCAATTAAACTATATTATGACGTGAGGGCCAACTAAAAGGTTAAATTAATGAAATACCATAAGCATCCTTCCCAGAGTTTTATGGTTCTGGCATGAAGTAGAGTGGAGGGAAAGATGAGTATAGAAAAAAAGAGGGGTGAAGGGCTCCGATCATCCGAAAAAAAGAGAGACTGTATAAGAGATAGAAAGGAGAGTATAGATCGAAAAGAGAGGGGAACCTAGACTATAATGGCTTTGGCTGGTGGCAGTCATGTCTCAACACAACATTTCAACCAAAGCTCGATGGTGTTTTGTGATTGTGGGTTGAGGGCATCTCTGAGGACCTCATGGACCATGGCTAATCCGGATTGAAGGTTCTTTGGCTGCTCTATTTATTAGGTAACTGGCCTCCTCATTCTTCTTTGATTCTCTGCCGCCTATAGCCCACCTATTTCTTCAATTTCTTGAtacagaaaagaaaaagaggatgtTCAttttttcaatgatatgatcccCCACCGTCACCACGTACAAGAGACCTAATGAGCAAACTAATCCAAAAGAATAAAAATCTGGATGCTGAGCTTCATATCGATAAGAGGTGGAAGAAGTGTTTGGCATGGTATTTGTTTGGTTCATGGGTATTTGCTGGTGCTCTGTTGGTACTAAAGTGGAGTACTGGGAATGAGGATGTGAAGCAGTTCAGCCCATATATATAGCTATCATGAGCAGGTAAAATTGTAATTTGTGAAACTTTCGAGGTCCCTGTGTTATGTAAGATAACTTTTGAGGGCTTAATGTATGAAGTGAAAACTTTTGGGGTCTTTGTGTAATCAATTTTTGTTAAGAAATGAATAtgtgtttttattttttggtacTTTAAATGTCTTGACATATTCTTAAATGTCATAATATATTTCAACAGATACCAAAGAAGTGAATAATTTGTCCATGCAATGGAAAAATATTACACAtccataaatattatttatgtttACGGTCCATATAATCACCTATATACATTCATTAAATCTATACCGTTATTATTTATATCTGTAGTCCATACAAATATCCAAGTACAACCATACATATTTAGGCACTGAACAAGAACTACCAATAATCTATACAATCACCCTTACATATTCATACACATTCACACGATTATCATTTCTACCTATAATCCATACAATTATTTGTGCACATCCATTGAATCTATAAAATTATCATTTGTGCTTGTAATCCATACAAACATCCATACACAACCATATACTGCATGCTGAGGGAGAGACGAAGATATCCCCCATGGTGGACCTTTGGTATAAATAGGTTAttcattttatgtatatataaaatattattaatgcaACATAATTACATTGCAATGGTGTTACCTAACTTAGTTAACATACAATACTATTGCCTAACTTATCTTAAAACAGAATACTATTAGCATACAACAATACAATAAGGATAAGGGTTCAATTCTTTGGAGTTAGCTTCCTAAGGATAGGAGTTCAATTCTTTAACTTAGATAATAATGCtagtttcattatttaattattgtctaaaataatatgattaatgtaaaattaataaagatatgtGAACTATATTAAACATAAGATTAACAGTCCACATGACTTACATAGTGGACCACTACAGTTTAAGTGCTCTAACACTCCACAAGGACATAGGTTCTTATCTTTCTACCGTACAAAGACTTTAGACTTCCCAACTTTAGTGAAGTAGAATCCCAACAACGCATATGGATGGATGCCCCCAAAACAAACAATTTCATACAAACCCACCACCGGAACCGACTAGAAAATCCAAAAAATCATACACATTATCCCATACAAACAAATtggatgcatgaaaatatgataaatcGACTGTTACCAAGAACAAAAAAGATTAAATGGCACCGGAATCTCTTTCAAGCACAAAtagcaaaaaaatttcaaaaccaACCTCTTTAATTTGCTGAATCCATTGAGAAAATATAACTACGAATCGACGGTCGGTGAGAATTCAAGGAAGATTGGATTTCTCCTTGGAGTTGGAAATGAAATGTCTTTGGTAAATTTAAAGATTAGGGCAACAAATCCCTTCCAACGCGATGAAAGAGCTCCGATGGTTTTCTCCTAAAAAATAAACCCCTCCATAGTTAAAAGGTATAGAGAGTATTTTGGTCTTCACAGGTTTTCCGTTGATATTGTTCAGATGGCAACTGAGGACCAGGGCACTTTACAATGTTTGTAAAGTTTTGGTGcccatttaaattttttttttttttgaaatctaaGCGTGAAAAGGTCAACTTTTAAAGAAtgtctctataattttctctAATATGAGGTATTGTTATTGTAGCATACCTGGTTAGCTTAACCATGCCGCATGGTTCATACGAGACACGACAAAGGGGACCATAttgcaaataaatataatatcTTTTTATCTAGATTGATTTGTAAATAGGGATGAGGACAGGGTTAATGCGTAATATTGATAAAATATTGGTGACTGGCCTAAAATTAGGTACACGAAAACGTCTTCatgatatccatataaaaatttcTGCAAGCAGAAAAGATCTGCCGGTAAATTTCTCTCTCAAGTAAATCCTGATCGCCCATGTATAAATCTGGTTTTCTCCGTCGTCCTCACTGAGATGACGCCCGGCCTGACGCCATACATCAACAGTTTCGATCGATGTAGGTAGAAAGATAGACGGCAGATCTTAGTTCTCATATAACTTATATGCGAAGACTCGTAGGAGAGAGTGCAGAACGAAGGCCTTGTGGTCCTCATCCGATCTCCCCACCATGCGGTCAACGATCCGATCAGATTTCAAATCGGCCTCTCAAATTCCTTTACTTTGGTTCTCTGTTATTCCAAGTAGGAAGTTGAATGCCGTTTCCCATTCCGATTTCTGGCGTTCTGAAACGCGCTCTCAGCTGGAAAACACTATTCTCACATTGCCCCCCCTCCGCCCCGCTCCCCGacgctcctctcctctctctctctcccccttctgAAGAGATCGACGAGCTCGATTCCTTTATCCGAGCGAGTTCGCGTTGATTCGCTGTGGTTCTCCCTTCCAGCTCATTTTCACCGAGCAAGATCTAGATTGCTGAGGTGATGGTCGATCTCCTTGGCCTCAGATCCAGTCTCGATCAATTCGGCGTTTCTCGAGCAAAACAGCTCCTGATATCGATTTCCAccacttttcttttcctttttcttttttctgtaaAAGTTTTTACGTTTGTTGGTTTTGTATTTTCTTCTCTAGTGGTTGGCCCAATTAGGGTTTCGGAGTGACATTGGCAGCAGAATTGAAGTCGTCCTGCGTGCTGATCTTTCGAATTGAGTGCAGGGTTTGGGGGTTTTTGATCCGGAGGATGGATTGAGAGGTGGAGGGGAAGAGATAGAGTGAGATTGCTGGGAATCATGGGCAACAGCGAGGCCGACACATCGGCCAAGACGCCGAAGACCTCCGCGTCTCAGGTACTTGATCTCATCCTTCTGCTTCAATTTGTTCGCATGTAAGAGGTTTGGTATCTATTTTGGTGAAaaagatcattttttttaaacatttcttaCGGGGTCTTGATTAGGACGGATCTCCGGCCAGTAGTGCCAGCCCTGCTGCCACAGTGTTTCCGGACTGGACCAGCTTTCAGGTGCAAAATCTCATCTTTGTTGGATTCCTCTTACTCCTTGacaaaatttttgttttagggcTCATATGATCGTGTTTTTTTCATTTTACTAGGCATATTCGCCGATTCCACCACATGGATTCTTTCATTCTTCCGTGGCATCGAGCCCCCAGGCTCATCCTTACATGTGGGGAGCTCAGGTGTTCTTTAATTATTCGTACTGATTGTCAGAATTATTCTGCTTTATGGATTGGATTTCTATATCTAAGTGTTATGATACACTTGATGCCCGGCAGTTTAGAATTGTGAATAAGAGAAATTTGGAGGAATTAGACCACAGGAACTTGCCTTCCTGGTTAATTATGGCACTATTTGGCATGGTCCTATTGTTTCTTGATCGAGAGGATCGAACAACATGGCACACTGGGACAAATTCTTAAGGCTACACTGGTGGCATGTTTTTATGGAATCATTGGCAGTTTGCTTGTCCATAAGTACTCGTAGGCAATAAGTTGATAAAAATTCTAACTTCGGGTCCCTGCAAAAAGTTTAAAACATGGTTTGACTTTATATACTAAATACCTGAAGCTTGGTGATGAAAGTAGAAAATGATTTTCTTCGTCCCTTGCAAATCAAGCTTGATTTCTTTGGGATTGGCATTAcaagagcaagttggaatttttctAACACAGGACATAAGTCTTATGGTTGTTTCAAGGAATAAAGGACTATGACTCTTCACATGGTCTTTAGGTTTCTTTCCTGTTTTGGTACTTCTACATAGGTCCTTGTTTTTCCTTGGTTGGCATATCAAGATCACCTTTACGAGTATAGAGTAAAAGAAGTAAAAAGGGGTTCCAAACAAGGGACTAGTGATGGCCAAATGGGAAGCTAATATTCAATGTTAACTTATCCCAGTTTTGTTGCCATACCTCCATCTATTCATTCCTTTTCTCCTCTGCAGCAATTTATGCCACCGTATGGGACACCACCGCATCCATATGTCATGTATCCTCCTGGAGGATTATATGCTCATCCGTCTATGCCACCGGTATATTCTTAACGATAAATGCCCAATCCTTTGTTCTGTTATTCTATGAGTGCACAATTtttcattctgattttcattttaAAGTGTCTCTGATTATTTTGTGTAATCCTACAAATATTAAACAGGGGTCACACCCATTCAATCCATATGCTATGCCTTCTCCAAATGGAAATGCTGAGACTGTGAGTTACCTGCTAAGCCAGATGGTCTTTGACATCATTGAAATGTTGGCATTCTCATATATTTATGTAGCAAATTGATTGATGTGTATTTCATCTTTTAGGGAGCTGTGCCTGGTGGAACGGAAATGGATGGTAAGTCATCAGAAGGTAAGGAAAGAAGTCCCCTCAAAAGATCCAAAGGAAGTTTAGGTAGTTTGAATATGATTACAGGAAAGAACAACAATGAGCCAGGTAAAACATCAGGGGCATCAGCAAATGGGGGCTTCTCTCAGAGGTATATAGTAGCGTAGAGTTATTGAATCATCATGTGCCTGTTACTTCTGGCTAGCCATTCAACAATTTGTACTGCTTCCTCTAATtgttaagagaaatatgaattttGCAGCGGTGAAAGTGGAACTGAAAGTTCAAGTGAAGGAAGTGATGCTAATTCTCAAAATGTGAGCACCACTCCAAGTAGTTTGTTTATTTTGTGGATCTGAATCTTGTTAGACTATCCTATATACATCATCGTTCATCAGTTTTCTTGCAAGTCATGGACTGTGATTGCTGACAGGGCATTGTCCTATTTTTTGTGTCATGAGACACCAGGGATAGATATAGACATGTTGTTCTAGATCTGAGTGTCATTGTTTGTGGTCTGAACATTACAGGATTTGGCTATAGTATAACACCTGTACAAGTAATTATTTACACATCTGACTATCTCAGGCAGTGGTGATGTTGCTGTGAAACGATAAGTGTGGGTTTTGAACATGATACCAAGCAGCAGGATCTGAAGGACTGAATTTATATGCTTAAATAAATGAAAAAGGCATGTGTGATGCAATTGTGCTAGacacatggactctttggttgaTAATTATTCAGCATTTAATACAACTTGTTTATTTTCTGTTTTTGCAtgcaatatttgaaaaaatattggcAGTGGCTTATCTTGGAGTCATTTGGTTGCCTATAAGGTATTTTTGGAGCCTTTGCAATTCTGATGCATAAACAAGTGTCTTTTCAAGGTTTGCCGTCGTGGTACCGGATCCCATACCCGTATCATCATATTATGGTGTCGGGATGCGGTACGATATGGGATGGTGAGGTGTACTGAGTGTCAATATGATACGAAACTACGTGCTAATTTGGTATTGGTATGGTATGATTCATTAAGTATGCTATGATACTGACCGATACAGCAAACCTTAGTTTATTTGGTGGTTGCATGAAATTGGAACTCATCCAAAGGCTCTGTGAAAACAGTAAAATGGGAGGGATAGAAAAGGTAGGGTAGGGTAGAGAGAGGGCAAGGAGAAGATCCCACTTCATGATTCATGCTTTTCCATATATAAGTAGATTCATAGATACATCTGCACatacatcctttttttttttttatgtgcacAGGTTTTTTCTTCCTCATTAGTTTTATAGTTCTCATGAAAATTTCCAGGTTACATCACCTATTCTAGAATTCAAACTTAAGTTTTTTcccctctctatttttttttttgtgtctcTTGCGCCTTTCATTCATTGCTTTGGTTTCCACGAGTGTTGATGGCATGGATAAAATTGAGCTTTCCTCTCTCGTTTTTAGTTATTGAGATTTCAGCACTTGTTTGATCTAAATGCTGCTGCATTTAAAAGTGTTTTAGCTAATTTTAAAACTATCTGGGATCCTGCACAGGATTCGCAACCCAAGACAAGTGGTGGGCAAGAATCTTTTGATGGTAGGCATATCAAGTAATGTTTTTGATTAGATAATTTGATAAGTATCGTATATATTAATAATCTGGATGTCTTTATGTCATTTCAACAGAGACTTCCCACAGAGGCAACCATACACCAGGTTCTCAGAATGGTGGGACTCGGATGCTGTCACAGGCAGTGTTAGGTCAAACCATACCTATCATGCCTATGCCAGCTGCTGGTGCAACCAGTGGGGTTGCTGGTCCTACCACAAATTTAAATATAGGGATGGACTATTGGGGGGCTCCAAGTTCATCTTCTCTCCCTCCAATGCATGGTAAGGTTCCTGCCAGTGCAGTTGCAGGGGCTGTGGTTCCTGGTGCTCCATCAGAGCTTTGGATgcaggtttttattttttaaactccCACCTTTTGAGTTGTAAATTCAAGCAGTTTTTTAAATTAGAtactattttggcatttaatttgGTTTTGAGCTTGTCCGGAAGATTTAATGTAGCAAGTATTGTATCTGATTTATTCTTGTAACATGATAGATgagttcctttttttttctcttttagtgATTAGGCTATCATGAAAACAAGTTTCCAATGTACAATACAAATTGTGCTACTTGTACaacagaaggaaaaaaagaagaaaatatgctGCAGATCTGTTGGCCCAGATATTTGTTCGTTCAACCACTTTATGAAGCATAATAAGGTGTAAATAAGTATGCTGAACTACAACGTAAAGTATTATTACATTGTTTAATCAAGATTCTTACTTTCATTTGCATCCAAAATAGTGCCTGCCTAAGCTTAACATAGAAAACATCCTTTCTTACTGACACTTAATATGCTTAGCTAATTTTTGCATTTCTTGATATTAATCATGTTAgtttctgtctttttttttt is a genomic window containing:
- the LOC105061171 gene encoding bZIP transcription factor 1-B isoform X1, whose amino-acid sequence is MGNSEADTSAKTPKTSASQDGSPASSASPAATVFPDWTSFQAYSPIPPHGFFHSSVASSPQAHPYMWGAQQFMPPYGTPPHPYVMYPPGGLYAHPSMPPGSHPFNPYAMPSPNGNAETGAVPGGTEMDGKSSEGKERSPLKRSKGSLGSLNMITGKNNNEPGKTSGASANGGFSQSGESGTESSSEGSDANSQNDSQPKTSGGQESFDETSHRGNHTPGSQNGGTRMLSQAVLGQTIPIMPMPAAGATSGVAGPTTNLNIGMDYWGAPSSSSLPPMHGKVPASAVAGAVVPGAPSELWMQDERELKRQRRKQSNRESARRSRLRKQAECEELAQRADSLKEENSSLRAEVNRIRKEYEQLLSQNTSLKERLGEMQQGTDNPRLDGDEQNSGDDNHKRHSDSDAQAGEKDPVQSGL
- the LOC105061171 gene encoding bZIP transcription factor 1-B isoform X2 produces the protein MGNSEADTSAKTPKTSASQDGSPASSASPAATVFPDWTSFQAYSPIPPHGFFHSSVASSPQAHPYMWGAQQFMPPYGTPPHPYVMYPPGGLYAHPSMPPGSHPFNPYAMPSPNGNAETGAVPGGTEMDGKNNNEPGKTSGASANGGFSQSGESGTESSSEGSDANSQNDSQPKTSGGQESFDETSHRGNHTPGSQNGGTRMLSQAVLGQTIPIMPMPAAGATSGVAGPTTNLNIGMDYWGAPSSSSLPPMHGKVPASAVAGAVVPGAPSELWMQDERELKRQRRKQSNRESARRSRLRKQAECEELAQRADSLKEENSSLRAEVNRIRKEYEQLLSQNTSLKERLGEMQQGTDNPRLDGDEQNSGDDNHKRHSDSDAQAGEKDPVQSGL
- the LOC105061171 gene encoding bZIP transcription factor 1-B isoform X3, coding for MGNSEADTSAKTPKTSASQDGSPASSASPAATVFPDWTSFQQFMPPYGTPPHPYVMYPPGGLYAHPSMPPGSHPFNPYAMPSPNGNAETGAVPGGTEMDGKSSEGKERSPLKRSKGSLGSLNMITGKNNNEPGKTSGASANGGFSQSGESGTESSSEGSDANSQNDSQPKTSGGQESFDETSHRGNHTPGSQNGGTRMLSQAVLGQTIPIMPMPAAGATSGVAGPTTNLNIGMDYWGAPSSSSLPPMHGKVPASAVAGAVVPGAPSELWMQDERELKRQRRKQSNRESARRSRLRKQAECEELAQRADSLKEENSSLRAEVNRIRKEYEQLLSQNTSLKERLGEMQQGTDNPRLDGDEQNSGDDNHKRHSDSDAQAGEKDPVQSGL